In a single window of the Longimicrobium sp. genome:
- a CDS encoding M13 family metallopeptidase: MTLRKPLACAVVLASVLALPAAGQRPGGQMLDPTDRDTTCAPCRDFYQWANGGWLARSTIPPAYSSWGNFDELRDRNQAVLRRLLEQAARDAARAPAGSSERKLGVFYATCMDTARADRDGRLPLLPEMARIDAVRGRAALVAEVARLHQVGAASMFGFGAAPDLKNSARTIAHLGQGGLGLPDRDFYTRTDSAAQRIRGEYVAHVGRMLALAGRRDGHAEAERVMAIETALAKASMTRVQQRDPTATYHMMPLAQLQALTPRWDWAAYLRARGAPPIDSINVRQPDFLRALDGMLATVPLADWRSYMRAHLVRSSASALSRPFLDEQFRMQQVLTGTREQLPRWRRCLAATDAHMGDALGEAYVRRTFTPQARARALRMVENMRQALRERLQGVDWMTDSTRAEALAKLGSFREKIGYPDRWRDYSGLEIRPGSHLENLRRATRWATARGIARIGRPVDRGEWSMTAPAVNAYYNASLNEIVFPAGILQPPFFDATADDAANYGGIGTVIGHEMAHGFDDQGRRFDSRGNLRDWWTPADAAAFREQTKRVADQYSGYTVIDTLRVNGELTLGENIADLGGLTIAFHALQKELAGKPRPPLIDGFTPEQRFFIAWAQIWRRNARPEVLRLQAATDPHAPSRWRTNGPLANMPEFARAFNCAPGDPMVRPDSIRARIW; encoded by the coding sequence ATGACCTTACGCAAGCCGCTCGCGTGCGCCGTTGTGCTCGCGTCCGTGCTCGCTCTTCCCGCGGCGGGCCAGCGCCCCGGCGGGCAGATGCTGGACCCGACCGACCGGGACACCACCTGCGCCCCCTGCCGCGACTTCTACCAGTGGGCCAACGGCGGGTGGCTGGCGCGCAGCACCATTCCGCCGGCGTACAGCAGCTGGGGGAACTTCGACGAGCTCCGCGACCGCAACCAGGCCGTGCTGCGCCGGCTCCTGGAGCAGGCGGCCCGCGACGCCGCGCGCGCACCCGCGGGGAGCAGCGAGCGCAAGCTGGGCGTCTTCTACGCCACCTGCATGGACACCGCGCGCGCCGACCGCGATGGGCGCCTGCCGCTGCTGCCGGAGATGGCCCGCATCGACGCCGTCCGCGGCCGCGCGGCGCTGGTGGCGGAGGTGGCGCGGCTGCACCAGGTGGGCGCGGCGTCGATGTTCGGCTTCGGCGCGGCGCCCGACCTCAAGAACAGCGCGCGCACCATCGCGCACCTGGGGCAGGGCGGGCTGGGGCTCCCCGACCGCGACTTCTACACCCGCACGGACAGCGCGGCGCAGCGCATCCGAGGCGAGTACGTGGCGCACGTGGGACGCATGCTCGCGCTGGCCGGGCGCCGCGACGGGCACGCCGAGGCCGAGCGGGTGATGGCCATCGAAACCGCGCTGGCGAAGGCGTCCATGACCCGCGTGCAGCAGCGCGACCCCACCGCCACGTACCACATGATGCCCCTGGCGCAGCTCCAGGCGCTCACCCCGCGCTGGGATTGGGCGGCGTACCTGCGTGCCCGCGGCGCTCCGCCCATCGACAGCATCAACGTCCGCCAGCCGGACTTCCTCCGCGCGCTGGATGGGATGCTGGCCACCGTGCCGCTGGCGGACTGGCGGTCGTACATGCGCGCGCACCTGGTGCGGTCCTCCGCATCGGCGCTCTCGCGGCCCTTTCTGGACGAGCAGTTCCGGATGCAGCAGGTGCTCACCGGCACCCGCGAGCAGCTTCCCCGATGGCGGCGCTGCCTGGCCGCGACCGACGCGCACATGGGCGACGCGCTGGGCGAGGCGTACGTGCGGCGCACCTTCACCCCGCAGGCCCGCGCGCGCGCCCTGCGCATGGTGGAGAACATGCGCCAGGCGCTCCGCGAGCGGCTGCAGGGGGTGGACTGGATGACGGACTCCACCCGCGCGGAGGCGCTCGCCAAGCTCGGCTCGTTCCGCGAGAAGATCGGCTATCCGGACCGGTGGCGCGACTACTCGGGGCTGGAGATCCGGCCGGGGTCGCACCTGGAGAACCTGCGCCGCGCCACCCGCTGGGCCACTGCGCGCGGAATCGCCCGCATCGGCCGGCCGGTGGACCGCGGCGAATGGTCGATGACGGCGCCCGCCGTCAACGCGTACTACAACGCCTCGCTCAACGAGATCGTCTTTCCCGCGGGAATCCTGCAGCCCCCGTTCTTCGACGCCACGGCCGACGACGCGGCCAACTACGGGGGGATCGGCACCGTGATCGGCCACGAGATGGCGCACGGCTTCGACGACCAGGGGCGCCGCTTCGACTCCCGCGGCAACCTGCGCGACTGGTGGACCCCCGCCGACGCCGCGGCCTTCCGCGAGCAGACGAAGCGCGTGGCCGACCAGTACTCCGGCTACACCGTGATCGACACGCTGCGCGTGAACGGCGAGCTCACGCTGGGCGAGAACATCGCGGACCTGGGCGGGCTCACCATCGCCTTCCACGCGCTGCAAAAGGAGTTGGCGGGCAAGCCGCGCCCCCCGCTGATCGACGGCTTCACGCCGGAGCAGCGCTTCTTCATCGCGTGGGCGCAGATCTGGCGCCGCAACGCTCGTCCGGAGGTGCTGCGCCTGCAGGCGGCCACGGACCCGCACGCCCCATCCCGGTGGCGCACCAACGGCCCGCTGGCCAACATGCCCGAGTTCGCCCGCGCCTTCAACTGTGCCCCCGGCGACCCCATGGTCCGCCCCGACAGCATCCGCGCCCGCATCTGGTGA
- a CDS encoding leishmanolysin-related zinc metalloendopeptidase, translated as MRKLMLVPAFAALAAGCGSDSTTEPSVATTITVAPAATLDAIGATQIVRAGVSDQKGKAMGNAVLSWETNSPSVVVTGLGGDSASVKAMANGTASITARAGSAAGSVEVRVAQAPVRAESFAGNGQSGAAGALLGSALRVRVVDRLGVGVAGVTVTFTVQTGGGTLAAATSVTDAEGIATNSWTLGPAAGTHTLSVTFPGTTLSPLSFTAQAVGRVPGVLGLLAGGHQAAMMGTAVPVAPSVVARDEAGNPLSGITVNFVVTSGGGRTTNTSVVTGTNGVASAGTWTLGSAADANTLTAIAPGLTGPPVVMRGTGCFGGPGAAYEVTLCITTSMTPTQRAAFANAAARWATLVRNDLADISTSIPEDACGTGTPSMNTTFDDLVIFAAAVDIDGPGSVLGQAGPCFVRTGIGGLPVVGKMEFDVADLAMMETNNQLGSVILHEMGHVLGIGTLWSSKGLLQNPSSPGNTLDTFYNGSNGIVGFDAIGGNTYTGGAKVPVENTGGAGTMNGHWRESILRNELMTGYINAGQNPLSVLTVRSLTDLGYGVDPSRADAFSLALTVRAPGPENTLKMHNDLYTGPLYTVDRAGRFTRVAR; from the coding sequence ATGCGCAAGCTAATGCTCGTCCCCGCCTTCGCCGCGCTGGCGGCGGGGTGCGGTTCGGACTCGACGACGGAACCGTCCGTCGCGACCACCATCACCGTAGCGCCCGCGGCCACGCTGGACGCGATCGGCGCCACGCAGATCGTGCGCGCGGGCGTCAGCGACCAGAAAGGCAAGGCGATGGGGAACGCCGTCCTCAGCTGGGAGACGAACTCACCGTCCGTCGTCGTGACGGGGCTGGGGGGCGACAGCGCCTCGGTGAAAGCCATGGCGAACGGGACGGCGTCGATCACCGCCCGCGCCGGCTCGGCCGCGGGGTCGGTGGAGGTGCGGGTCGCGCAGGCCCCCGTCCGGGCCGAGAGCTTCGCGGGCAACGGGCAGTCCGGCGCGGCGGGGGCGCTGCTGGGCAGCGCGCTCCGCGTGCGCGTGGTGGACCGGCTGGGTGTAGGGGTCGCGGGGGTGACGGTCACCTTCACGGTGCAGACGGGCGGCGGCACGCTCGCCGCGGCCACTTCGGTGACCGACGCGGAGGGCATCGCCACCAATAGCTGGACGCTGGGGCCCGCGGCGGGGACGCACACCCTGTCCGTGACCTTCCCCGGCACCACGCTTTCGCCGCTGTCGTTCACCGCCCAGGCCGTCGGGCGGGTGCCGGGCGTGCTGGGCCTGCTGGCCGGCGGGCACCAGGCGGCGATGATGGGGACCGCGGTCCCCGTCGCCCCGTCGGTGGTGGCGCGTGACGAGGCCGGCAACCCGCTCTCCGGCATCACCGTCAACTTCGTCGTCACCTCCGGCGGCGGCCGCACCACCAACACGTCGGTCGTCACCGGTACGAACGGCGTCGCCTCGGCCGGCACGTGGACGCTGGGCTCCGCCGCCGACGCCAACACGCTTACGGCCATCGCGCCGGGCCTCACGGGCCCGCCCGTGGTGATGCGCGGCACGGGGTGCTTCGGCGGTCCGGGCGCGGCGTACGAGGTCACGCTCTGCATCACCACGTCCATGACGCCGACGCAGCGGGCCGCCTTCGCCAACGCGGCGGCGCGCTGGGCCACCCTGGTGCGCAACGACCTGGCGGACATCTCCACCTCGATTCCCGAGGACGCCTGCGGCACGGGTACGCCCAGCATGAACACTACCTTCGACGACCTCGTGATCTTCGCGGCGGCCGTGGACATCGACGGTCCGGGTTCCGTGCTGGGGCAGGCGGGGCCGTGCTTCGTCCGCACGGGCATCGGCGGCCTTCCGGTAGTCGGGAAGATGGAGTTCGACGTCGCCGACCTCGCGATGATGGAGACCAACAACCAGCTCGGCAGCGTGATCCTCCACGAGATGGGGCACGTGCTGGGGATCGGGACGCTTTGGTCGTCGAAGGGCCTGCTGCAGAACCCCAGCAGCCCAGGCAACACGCTGGATACCTTTTACAACGGCTCGAACGGAATCGTCGGCTTCGACGCCATCGGCGGCAACACCTACACCGGCGGCGCCAAGGTGCCGGTGGAGAACACGGGCGGCGCGGGGACGATGAACGGCCACTGGCGCGAGTCGATCCTGCGCAACGAGCTGATGACGGGCTACATCAACGCCGGCCAGAACCCGCTGAGCGTGCTGACGGTGCGCTCGCTCACCGACCTGGGGTACGGCGTGGACCCGTCGCGTGCCGATGCCTTCTCCCTGGCGCTGACGGTACGCGCGCCCGGACCCGAGAACACGCTGAAGATGCACAACGACCTGTACACCGGCCCGCTCTACACCGTGGATCGCGCCGGCCGCTTCACCAGGGTGGCCCGCTGA
- a CDS encoding haloalkane dehalogenase: MQLLRTPDHRFSRLPGYPWEPRYTEVEGVRIHHVEDGPQDGAPVLLMHGEPTWSYLYRKVIPVLAEAGLRAIAPDLVGFGRSDKPARREDYSYARHVAWMAGWMRARELTGVTLVCQDWGALIGLRLVAEHPERFARVVVANGGLPTGDQHTPFPFKVWQAFARWTPRFPVGRLVQAGTQTRLPREVVAAYEAPFPAERFKAGPRSLPALVPTRPSDPANGANRRAWEALRGWERPFLTAFGDRDIFFRGIDRLLQRTVPGAAGEPHTVLRGAGHFIQEDAGEELGRVVARWLVT, encoded by the coding sequence ATGCAGCTTCTCCGCACACCCGACCACCGCTTCTCCCGGCTGCCCGGCTATCCGTGGGAGCCGCGGTACACGGAGGTGGAGGGGGTGCGGATCCACCACGTGGAGGACGGGCCGCAGGATGGGGCGCCGGTGCTGCTGATGCACGGGGAGCCCACGTGGTCGTATCTGTATCGCAAGGTGATTCCCGTGCTGGCGGAGGCGGGGCTGAGGGCGATCGCGCCGGACCTGGTGGGGTTCGGGAGGTCGGACAAGCCGGCGAGGAGGGAGGATTACAGCTACGCACGGCACGTGGCGTGGATGGCGGGATGGATGCGCGCGCGGGAGCTCACCGGGGTAACGCTGGTGTGCCAGGATTGGGGCGCGCTGATCGGGCTGCGGCTCGTGGCGGAGCACCCGGAACGGTTCGCGCGCGTGGTGGTGGCCAACGGCGGCCTCCCCACCGGCGACCAGCACACGCCCTTTCCCTTCAAGGTGTGGCAGGCCTTCGCGCGCTGGACGCCGCGCTTCCCCGTAGGGCGGCTCGTGCAAGCGGGGACGCAGACGCGGCTCCCGCGCGAGGTGGTGGCGGCGTACGAGGCGCCCTTCCCCGCCGAGCGCTTCAAGGCCGGGCCGCGCTCGCTCCCCGCCCTCGTCCCCACGCGGCCGTCCGATCCGGCGAACGGGGCCAACCGCCGCGCCTGGGAGGCGCTGCGCGGGTGGGAGCGGCCGTTCCTGACGGCGTTCGGCGACCGGGACATCTTCTTTCGCGGCATCGACCGCCTCCTGCAGCGCACCGTTCCCGGCGCGGCGGGGGAGCCGCACACGGTGCTGCGCGGCGCCGGACACTTCATCCAGGAAGACGCGGGGGAAGAGCTGGGGCGCGTCGTGGCGCGGTGGCTGGTGACGTAG
- a CDS encoding ABC transporter substrate-binding protein: MPVHIPRHALPLLLAAAAAACDLTPNRGGTVTFGLAAPLTRSYGENSRLGAELAAEELNAAGDLGGVTIAIRARDDGGEGAAAIQVASRFVDDPQVVAVVGHANSDPMMAASKVYHDGELPAVGTSATSTEIAQAGPWIFRIASNDSANAASIAREARRFGRRVGILYANDEYGNSLAAIFRKALAQTDAVLVGTDPYLEEMKDFRPYLLRFKERQAEVLLVAGLEVGASTMIRQMREVGLGARVLGGDGLESLTSMEGNYDGTMFGMLYHPEASDRARAFAQTFRRRYNREPESAAATSYDAVYLLARALKSGARSRAEIREYLEGVGRPGGSDPFVGVTGPVAFDENGDPVGKPVAIAAIEGTRFRLVRSGR; encoded by the coding sequence GTGCCCGTACACATCCCGCGTCACGCCCTCCCGCTCCTCCTGGCCGCGGCCGCCGCCGCGTGCGACCTGACCCCGAACCGCGGCGGCACCGTCACCTTTGGCCTCGCCGCGCCGCTCACCCGCTCGTACGGCGAGAACTCCAGGCTGGGGGCCGAGCTGGCCGCCGAGGAGCTCAACGCGGCCGGCGACCTCGGCGGCGTCACCATCGCCATCCGCGCGCGCGACGACGGCGGCGAGGGGGCGGCGGCCATCCAGGTGGCGAGCCGCTTCGTGGACGATCCGCAGGTGGTGGCGGTGGTGGGGCACGCCAACTCCGATCCCATGATGGCGGCCTCCAAGGTGTACCACGACGGCGAGCTTCCCGCCGTGGGCACCAGCGCCACCAGCACCGAGATCGCCCAGGCCGGGCCCTGGATCTTTCGCATCGCATCCAACGACAGCGCCAACGCGGCGTCCATCGCGCGCGAGGCGCGGCGGTTCGGGCGGCGGGTGGGCATCCTGTACGCGAACGACGAGTACGGAAACAGCCTCGCCGCCATCTTCCGCAAGGCGCTCGCGCAGACCGACGCCGTGCTCGTGGGCACCGATCCGTACCTGGAGGAGATGAAGGACTTCCGCCCGTACCTGCTGCGCTTCAAGGAGCGCCAGGCGGAGGTGCTGCTGGTGGCGGGGCTGGAGGTGGGCGCATCCACCATGATCCGCCAGATGCGCGAGGTGGGGCTGGGCGCGCGGGTGCTGGGCGGCGACGGCCTGGAGTCGCTCACCTCGATGGAGGGGAACTACGACGGCACCATGTTCGGAATGCTCTACCACCCCGAGGCCAGCGACCGGGCGCGCGCCTTCGCCCAGACGTTCCGCCGCCGCTACAACCGCGAGCCCGAATCGGCCGCCGCCACCAGCTACGACGCCGTGTACCTGCTGGCACGCGCGCTCAAGTCGGGTGCCCGCTCCCGCGCGGAGATCCGCGAATACCTGGAGGGTGTGGGCCGCCCCGGCGGGAGCGATCCGTTCGTGGGCGTCACGGGCCCCGTCGCCTTCGACGAGAACGGTGATCCGGTGGGGAAGCCCGTGGCCATCGCCGCCATCGAGGGCACTCGCTTTCGTCTGGTGCGCTCCGGGCGATAG
- a CDS encoding DUF2283 domain-containing protein: protein MSDPTRKYDEISDTLHITFMPGESGTGIELNENTLLRINTGARSAVGLSLFNYSILAQRTEMGPRSFPLTGLAMLSEELREIALQILQDAPVHDYLTVSAYTPGGSEPIPIMYLQPEIVPSRAA, encoded by the coding sequence ATGAGCGACCCGACGAGGAAGTACGACGAGATCAGCGACACTCTCCACATCACGTTCATGCCCGGGGAGAGCGGGACCGGAATCGAGCTGAACGAGAACACCTTGCTGCGGATCAACACAGGTGCACGATCCGCTGTGGGGCTCAGTCTCTTCAACTATTCGATCCTGGCACAGCGCACCGAGATGGGGCCCCGCAGCTTTCCACTGACCGGCCTGGCGATGCTGTCGGAGGAACTTCGCGAGATCGCGCTCCAGATTCTGCAGGATGCGCCGGTGCACGACTATCTGACTGTCTCCGCTTACACGCCCGGTGGGTCCGAGCCGATTCCGATCATGTACCTGCAGCCCGAAATCGTGCCGTCGCGGGCAGCGTGA
- a CDS encoding L,D-transpeptidase — protein sequence MTRRLMRSWAMGGAAAFALAACGGGDAENNGAAAPAGGAAPAAQPAPPPQPPQEVRLEVDVAAKQVRMFRRDQLEKSYGIAVGRPEWPTQNGNWNVTQVVWNPGWTPPPDEEWTKGEEPKDPGDPDNPLGTVQIVYDPPRTIHGTNEPQSIGTAASHGSIRMRNEEAEELAQLLMVAGGAPKDPAWIQQARSNRKVRQEVQLPNPIPISVINGADNADAIEGDRSKGTQSGTTSGAAPKSSSGDTARSSRGTSRSDTARSSRSTRSDTARSTRRSRDTARSASKDTTPR from the coding sequence ATGACGAGAAGGCTGATGAGATCGTGGGCGATGGGCGGCGCGGCCGCGTTCGCCCTGGCCGCGTGCGGCGGCGGCGATGCCGAGAACAACGGCGCCGCGGCACCCGCCGGAGGCGCCGCGCCCGCCGCGCAGCCCGCCCCGCCGCCGCAGCCCCCGCAGGAGGTGCGGCTGGAGGTGGACGTGGCGGCCAAGCAGGTGCGCATGTTCCGCCGCGACCAGCTCGAGAAGAGCTACGGCATCGCCGTGGGACGGCCGGAGTGGCCCACGCAGAACGGCAACTGGAACGTCACCCAGGTGGTGTGGAACCCCGGCTGGACGCCGCCGCCCGACGAGGAGTGGACCAAGGGCGAGGAGCCCAAGGACCCGGGCGACCCGGACAACCCGCTGGGCACCGTGCAGATCGTCTACGACCCGCCGCGCACCATCCACGGCACCAACGAGCCGCAGTCGATCGGCACGGCGGCCAGCCACGGCTCCATCCGCATGCGCAACGAGGAGGCGGAGGAGCTGGCGCAGCTGCTGATGGTGGCGGGCGGCGCGCCCAAGGACCCCGCGTGGATCCAGCAGGCGCGCAGCAACCGCAAGGTGCGGCAGGAGGTGCAGCTTCCCAACCCGATCCCCATCAGCGTCATCAACGGCGCCGACAACGCCGACGCCATCGAGGGCGACCGCTCCAAGGGCACGCAGAGCGGCACCACGTCCGGCGCCGCCCCGAAGTCCTCGTCGGGCGACACGGCTCGCTCCTCGCGCGGCACCTCGCGGTCCGACACCGCCCGCTCCTCGCGCAGCACGCGCTCGGACACGGCGCGCTCCACCCGCCGCTCGCGCGACACCGCCCGCTCGGCGTCCAAGGACACAACGCCGCGGTAA
- a CDS encoding PH domain-containing protein has translation MPVDRSAIDAQLRDIGEGDRWWEHREFRALPHILHADERILGVVRGKLLGVRRPRIGPAGAWLFVSTNQRLICLKQDRFARKQVEFAAGQIARVQQGSRLRAYQIALDTPEGRYRIRITKEDAFRFAGSIAGLVPGQPRMMEGTLEPKPMHPAIAAVAGLPGMGRIAAKAGLLPPPEPATRAHVDRLEATVERLQMDVERLQQQVGFLEELLRQRAAEAYLPGVPADR, from the coding sequence ATGCCCGTCGACCGCAGCGCAATCGACGCACAGCTCCGGGACATCGGCGAGGGGGACCGCTGGTGGGAGCACCGCGAGTTCCGCGCGCTTCCGCACATCCTGCACGCCGACGAGCGCATCCTGGGCGTCGTGCGCGGCAAGCTCCTGGGGGTGCGCCGGCCGCGCATTGGGCCGGCGGGGGCGTGGCTCTTCGTGAGCACCAACCAGCGCCTCATCTGCCTCAAACAGGATCGCTTCGCCCGCAAGCAGGTGGAGTTCGCCGCCGGCCAGATCGCGCGGGTGCAGCAGGGGAGCCGCCTGCGCGCGTACCAGATCGCCCTCGACACGCCGGAGGGGCGCTACCGCATCCGCATCACCAAGGAGGACGCCTTCCGCTTCGCCGGCTCCATCGCCGGGCTGGTGCCGGGGCAGCCGCGGATGATGGAGGGGACGCTGGAGCCCAAGCCGATGCACCCCGCCATCGCCGCGGTCGCGGGGCTGCCGGGGATGGGGCGCATCGCCGCGAAGGCCGGCCTCCTTCCGCCCCCCGAACCCGCCACCCGCGCCCACGTGGACCGGCTGGAGGCGACCGTCGAGCGCCTGCAGATGGACGTGGAGCGGCTTCAGCAGCAGGTGGGGTTCCTGGAGGAGCTGCTCCGCCAGCGCGCTGCCGAGGCGTACCTTCCCGGCGTGCCGGCGGACCGGTAA
- a CDS encoding glycoside hydrolase family 6 protein produces MPRRPPPRGSRPPRFWRPRLLALALAPLLLLVPGPSADGQSGNPFRGRRLYVDPYSPARVQAQQWARSRPADAALMRRIGDQPQAIWLGDWMRDVRRETDALMSRITAAGALPVFVAYNIPHRDCGLYSAGGSRGGDSYRRWSRDLAAAIRRRPAVVILEPDGLAAIDCLPFRMQDERYVLMREAVQALKAAGASVYIDAGNANWQQPSEMANRLRKAGIEMADGFALNVSNFHATRVNIAYGERLSAMVGGKHFVIDTSRNGRGAAVERVWCNARNQALGTAPTAQTGHPLVDAFLWVKTPGQSDGVCNGGPRAGQWWAEYALELGKMAEALGSALPR; encoded by the coding sequence ATGCCCCGGCGACCACCCCCGCGTGGATCGCGGCCTCCGCGTTTCTGGAGGCCGCGGCTGCTCGCGCTCGCCCTGGCCCCGCTCCTCCTTCTCGTCCCCGGCCCGTCCGCCGACGGGCAGAGCGGCAACCCCTTTCGCGGGCGGCGGCTGTACGTGGACCCGTACTCGCCGGCGCGGGTGCAGGCGCAGCAGTGGGCCCGCTCGCGCCCGGCGGACGCGGCCCTCATGCGCCGCATCGGCGACCAGCCGCAGGCCATCTGGCTGGGCGACTGGATGCGCGACGTGCGCCGCGAGACGGATGCGCTGATGTCGCGCATCACCGCCGCGGGGGCGCTCCCCGTGTTCGTTGCCTACAACATCCCGCACCGCGACTGCGGCCTCTACTCCGCGGGCGGCTCGCGCGGCGGCGACTCGTACCGCAGGTGGTCGCGCGATCTCGCCGCTGCCATCCGCCGCCGCCCGGCCGTCGTCATCCTGGAGCCTGACGGGCTGGCCGCCATCGACTGCCTCCCCTTCCGCATGCAGGACGAGCGCTACGTGCTGATGCGCGAGGCGGTGCAGGCGCTCAAGGCGGCGGGCGCATCGGTGTACATCGACGCCGGCAACGCCAACTGGCAGCAGCCCAGCGAGATGGCGAACCGGCTGCGCAAGGCGGGCATAGAGATGGCGGATGGCTTCGCGCTGAACGTGTCCAACTTCCACGCCACCCGCGTCAACATCGCGTACGGCGAGCGGCTGAGCGCGATGGTGGGCGGCAAGCACTTCGTGATCGACACCAGCCGCAACGGGCGTGGCGCCGCGGTGGAGCGGGTCTGGTGCAACGCGCGCAACCAGGCCCTCGGCACCGCCCCCACCGCCCAGACGGGCCACCCGCTGGTGGACGCCTTCCTCTGGGTCAAGACCCCCGGCCAATCCGACGGCGTCTGCAACGGCGGCCCGCGCGCCGGCCAGTGGTGGGCCGAGTACGCCCTCGAACTCGGCAAAATGGCCGAGGCCCTCGGCAGCGCGCTGCCGCGGTAG
- a CDS encoding LLM class flavin-dependent oxidoreductase, with protein sequence MSNTQEIPLSVLDLVPIGPGATASQALRNSVELARLAERLGYTRYWFAEHHGMPSIASSAPEILIGHVASATERIRVGSGGIMLQNHVPLKAAEAFHTLEALHPGRIDLGIGRAPGTDPLTSSALRPFDPAKFRDHLAELTGLSRGDLPEDHPFRGVRVIPSGVSLPPVWLLGSSGASARLAGELGTGYSFARHFSPTPPAPAIEAYRDSFRPSAQFPEPHVILGAAVICAETDEEAAYLSASMDLVWVRITRGEFAPIPTPDEALAYEYTPRERAIADSYRRLVIVGSPETVHREIARVAAEAGADEVMVTATIHDHAARLRSYELLAEAAVWSGVPSA encoded by the coding sequence ATGAGCAACACGCAGGAGATCCCGCTCTCGGTGCTGGACCTGGTGCCGATCGGGCCGGGTGCGACGGCGAGCCAGGCGCTGCGCAACTCGGTGGAGCTGGCGCGGCTGGCCGAGCGGCTGGGATACACGCGCTACTGGTTCGCCGAGCACCACGGCATGCCCAGCATCGCCAGCTCGGCGCCCGAGATCCTGATCGGGCACGTTGCATCGGCCACGGAGCGGATCAGGGTGGGATCGGGCGGCATCATGCTCCAGAACCACGTTCCGCTCAAGGCCGCCGAGGCGTTCCACACGCTGGAGGCGCTGCACCCCGGCCGCATCGACCTGGGGATCGGCCGCGCGCCGGGGACCGATCCGCTGACGTCGAGCGCGCTGCGGCCCTTCGACCCCGCCAAGTTCCGCGATCACCTGGCCGAGCTGACGGGGCTGTCGCGCGGCGACCTGCCGGAGGACCACCCGTTTCGCGGGGTGCGCGTGATCCCCAGCGGCGTGTCGCTGCCGCCGGTGTGGCTGCTGGGCTCCAGCGGGGCGAGCGCGCGGCTGGCGGGCGAGCTGGGGACGGGGTACAGCTTCGCGCGGCACTTCAGCCCCACCCCGCCCGCGCCGGCCATCGAGGCGTACCGCGACAGCTTCCGCCCCTCCGCCCAGTTTCCCGAGCCGCACGTCATCCTGGGCGCCGCGGTGATCTGCGCGGAGACGGACGAGGAGGCGGCGTACCTCTCCGCGTCGATGGACCTGGTGTGGGTGCGCATCACGCGCGGCGAGTTCGCGCCGATCCCGACGCCGGACGAAGCGCTCGCGTACGAATATACCCCTCGCGAGCGCGCCATCGCGGACAGCTACCGCAGGCTTGTGATCGTCGGCAGTCCCGAAACGGTCCACCGCGAGATCGCGCGCGTCGCCGCCGAGGCCGGGGCGGACGAGGTGATGGTCACGGCCACCATCCACGACCACGCGGCGCGGCTGCGGTCTTATGAGTTGCTGGCAGAAGCGGCGGTGTGGAGCGGAGTGCCTAGTGCCTAG